The following proteins come from a genomic window of Pieris napi chromosome 15, ilPieNapi1.2, whole genome shotgun sequence:
- the LOC125056727 gene encoding E3 ubiquitin-protein ligase Su(dx), which yields MSETSLPLAAATSLSTYHQLSLTVESANIRSTGLFKPNPYLQVIIDDNISRKTEVIKNTLHPKWKEEFTVLVTPLSKITFRLADHHSFRKDNILGEKRINFLKVLLYFNGKIENVEMAIDLMKTVSQDNSSSSTEVKSAELVLHLDGLRVEPAVLSQTHELYGEQLGARCPLNDGVRARNRLHTTFESIRSMARPPNLRPPPGPPPHINGAVNTSDGAGPSHESEPPPAHSVLPVHPAPQAQPTTANSTTPEEPLPPGWEMRYDVYGRRYYVDHNTRSTSWERPQPLPTGWEVRRDGRGRVYYVDHNTRTTTWQRPDTERLARFQHWRGERRHVVAQGNQRFLYPHPQPPHPPNQDHEQEAAGSSTNVAAPPPSTSGSSTANVSTSATASTSQASEDGLGALPAGWERRVQPDGRVYFVNHKNRTTQWEDPRTQGQEISALEEALPAGWEIRFTEEGTRYFVDHNTRTTTFQDPRPGAPKGPQGAYGVPRAYERSFRWKLSQFRYLCQSNALPSHIKITLTRQTLFEDSYHQIMRLPAYELRRRLYIIFRGEEGLDYGGVSREWFFLLSHEVLNPMYCLFEYANKNNYSLQINPASYVNPDHLLYYKFIGRFIAMALYHGRFIYSGFTMPFYKRMLNKKLTMKDIESIDPEFYNSLVWIKDNDIDECGLEMWFSVDFEVLGQVIHHELKPSGDKERVTEANKEQYLQLVTQWRMSRGIEEQTTAFLDGFNEVVPLEWLKYFDERELELMLCGMQEVDVDDWQRNTIYRHYTRTSKQVAWFWQFVRQMDNEKRARLLQFVTGTCRVPVGGFAELMGSNGPQRFCIEKVGKDTWLPRSHTCFNRLDLPPYKSYEQLCEKLNFAIEETEGFGQE from the exons ATGTCCGAAACCAGTCTGCCACTTGCAGCCGCCACTTCTCTCTCTACATATCATCAATTGAGTTTGACAG TTGAATCTGCAAATATAAGAAGCACTGGCCTATTTAAACCAAATCCCTATCTACAAGTTATCATAGATGATAACATTTCAAGGAAGACTGAAGTTATTAAGAACACTCTACATCCAAAATGGAAAGAAGAGTTCACAGTGTTGGTGACACCACTTTCGAAAATAACATTTCGATTGGCAGACCACCATAGTTTTAGAAAAGACAATATCCTTGGAgaaaaaagaataaatttcCTTAAAGTCCTCTTGTACTTCAATGGGAAAATTGAAAATGTGGAGATGGcaatag atttaatgAAAACTGTATCGCAAGATAATTCAAGTTCAAGCACAGAAGTAAAATCCGCTGAATTGGTGCTACATCTTGATGGGCTAAGAGTGGAGCCGGCAGTGTTGAGCCAAACTCACGAACTGTATGGTGAACAGCTAGGTGCTAGATGTCCACTAAATGATGGTGTACGAGCCAGAAACAGGTTACATACTACGTTCGAATCTATAAGGTCTATGGCACGGCCGCCTAACTTAAGG CCACCTCCGGGGCCTCCGCCGCATATTAACGGAGCAGTGAACACTTCGGACGGGGCGGGGCCATCCCACGAGTCGGAGCCTCCGCCCGCGCACTCAGTTCTTCCGGTGCACCCGGCCCCACAGGCTCAACCTACGACAGCCAACAGTACCACCCCAGAAGAACCATTACCCCCAGGGTGGGAAATGCGATATGACGTCTATGGAAGAAG ATACTATGTAGACCACAACACCCGTTCGACCTCCTGGGAGCGTCCCCAACCTCTGCCCACCGGTTGGGAGGTCCGAAGAGACGGGCGTGGTCGCGTATACTACGTAGACCATAACACGCGTACTACGACTTGGCAACGACCGGATACGGAAAGATTGGCCAGATTCCAACATTGGCGCGGGGAGAGGAGACACGTGGTCGCCCAGGGCAACCAGAGATTCCTTTACCCGCACCCGCAACCACCGCATCCGCCCAATCAGGATCACGAACAGGAAGCTGCAG GAAGCAGCACGAACGTGGCAGCACCACCGCCCAGTACTAGCGGAAGCAGCACCGCAAATGTGAGCACTAGCGCGACGGCTAGCACAAGTCAAGCTAGCGAAGACGGCCTCGGTGCTTTGCCAGCGGGATGGGAGAGACGCGTTCAACCAGATGGACGAGTATACTTTGTGAATCATAAGAACCGTACCACGCAATGGGAGGATCCACGGACACAA GGGCAAGAAATAAGCGCTTTAGAAGAGGCTTTACCGGCTGGTTGGGAAATCCGGTTTACTGAAGAAGGGACGCGATATTTCGTTGACCACAACACAAGGACTACCACCTTCCAGGACCCCCGGCCCGGAGCGCCTAAGGGACCACAG ggcGCATACGGAGTGCCGCGAGCGTACGAGCGTTCGTTCCGATGGAAGCTGAGTCAGTTCCGTTATCTCTGTCAGAGTAACGCTCTGCCCAGCCATATTAAGATTACTCTGACACGGCAGACACTGTTTGAAGATTCCTACCACCAg ataATGAGGCTACCCGCATATGAGTTAAGACGTCGCTTGTACATAATATTCCGCGGCGAGGAAGGCTTAGACTACGGAGGCGTCAGCCGAGAATGGTTCTTCCTCCTTTCGCACGAGGTCCTGAATCCCATGTACTGTCTCTTCGAATACGCGAACAAAAACAACTACAGCCTTCAAATAAACCCGGCGAGTTACGTCAACCCCGACCATCTCCTGTACTACAAGTTCATAGGACGGTTCATAGCTATGGCCTTATACCACGGAAGATTCATATACTCCGGCTTCACGATGCCGTTTTACAAGCGGATGCTGAATAAGAAGCTCACTATGAAGGATATTGAGTCCATCGATCCGGAATTTTATAACTCCTTGGTGTGGATCAAGGATAATGACATAGATGAGTGTGGACTTGAGATGTGGTTTAGTGTCGACTTTGAGGTGCTCGGACAAGTTATACATCACGAGTTAAAACCGTCGGGTGATAAGGAGCGAGTTACCGAG gcaAATAAAGAGCAGTACCTACAATTAGTAACTCAGTGGCGTATGTCAAGAGGAATAGAGGAACAAACAACGGCTTTCTTAGATGGATTTAATGAG GTGGTTCCCCTGGAATGGCTAAAATACTTCGACGAGCGCGAGTTGGAGCTTATGCTTTGCGGTATGCAAGAAGTTGATGTAGACGATTGGCAACGGAACACCATTTACCGTCATTACACGCGCACTAGCAAACAGGTCGCCTGGTTCTGGCAG TTTGTTCGACAAATGGATAACGAAAAGCGCGCAAGACTACTTCAGTTCGTAACAGGCACGTGTCGAGTTCCCGTAGGCGGTTTCGCAGAACTCATGGGATCTAATGGACCTCAACGATTTTGTATAGAAAAG GTCGGCAAGGACACTTGGCTGCCTCGATCGCACACTTGCTTCAACCGCCTAGACTTGCCTCCTTACAAAAGCTACGAACAGTTGTGCGAAAAGTTAAACTTTGCTATCGAAGAAACTGAGGGTTTCGGACAGGAGTGA
- the LOC125056726 gene encoding alanine--tRNA ligase, cytoplasmic: MNTSMTGSEVRQAYIDFFISKGHKYVHSASTIPLDDPTLLFANAGMNQFKPIFLGSVDPNSDMANYVRVVNTQKCIRAGGKHNDLDDVGKDVYHHTFFEMMGNWSFGDYFKKEICSWAWELLTEVLKLPGDRLYVTYFGGDKSSGLEPDLECKDIWLNLGLPESHIIPGSMKDNFWEMGETGPCGPCSELHYDRIGGREAAHLVNMDDPDVLEIWNLVFIQFNREKNGELKLLPKKHIDCGLGLERLVSVIQNKRANYDTDLFMPLFKAIENGTKVRPYSGKVGEDDTDGIDMAYRVLADHARTLTIALSDGGYPDNTGRGYVLRRILRRAVRYASEKLNAKPGFFATLVKTVVEILGDVFPEIKKNPEAVMQIINEEELQFLKTLTRGRNLLNRTIEKLNNSKVVPGDVAWRMYDTYGFPIDLTCLMCEEKGLTIDMDAYEKAKKESQLTSQGKAAGQDDLLALDIHAISYLKDTGISPTNDSLKYNYVPTTTEAEAIYEFKPCSGNVVALRKNKEFVNEVMSGDECGILLDQTNFYAEQGGQIYDEGYMVKVGDDSVEFSVKNVQVKGGYVLHIGKVEGILRVGDTLSLHIDTERRRLIMNNHTGTHVLNNVLRKVLGNDADQRGSLVMPDRLRFDFTNKGPMTTKQIKEAEDQVKSIINNNKKVYAKYTKLSDAKKINGLRAMFDEQYPDPVRVVSVGIPVEDLEDNPEGPNGFETSIEFCGGSHLHQTGHIGDYVIVSEEGIAKGIRRIVALTGPEALKAINKMSILENEVNDITNQIQEQGSVLNQKEAVKKIVELTNEISQAQISYWKKEEMRAMLKNLKKQLDDKERASKTATINLVAEKAKEMCLNEKSSVIVAELKAYGNTKALDGALKQVKQILPNTAAMFFSVDDDTNKIYCLAVVPKNLVEQGLLASEWVQSVVGIMNGKGGGKAESAQASGSNVSCLNDAIKAARDFATTKVSGS; encoded by the coding sequence ATGAACACTTCAATGACTGGAAGTGAAGTTCGTCAAGcatatattgatttttttattagcaaGGGTCATAAATATGTTCATTCTGCTTCAACAATACCACTTGATGATCCCACTCTTCTATTTGCAAATGCTGGAATGAATCAATttaaaccaatatttttaggttCTGTTGATCCAAATTCTGACATGGCAAATTATGTAAGAGTAGTAAATACACAGAAATGTATAAGAGCTGGTGGAAAACACAATGATCTAGATGATGTTGGAAAAGATGTGTACCATCATACATTTTTTGAAATGATGGGAAATTGGTCATTTggtgattattttaagaaagaaATATGTTCTTGGGCATGGGAACTCCTCACTGAAGTTTTGAAACTGCCAGGAGACAGATTGTATGTTACTTACTTTGGAGGAGATAAATCTTCAGGATTAGAACCAGATTTAGAATGTAAAGATATTTGGCTTAATCTTGGTCTTCCTGAATCTCATATAATTCCTGGAAGTATGAAAGATAACTTTTGGGAAATGGGTGAAACTGGACCTTGTGGACCATGTTCTGAATTACACTATGACAGAATTGGAGGCAGAGAAGCTGCACATCTTGTTAATATGGATGACCCAGATGTACTGGAAATTTGGAATTTAGTGTTTATACAGTTTAACCGCGAAAAGAATGGtgagttaaaattattacccAAAAAGCATATTGATTGTGGTCTTGGTCTAGAAAGGTTAGTGTCAGTTATCCAAAATAAAAGAGCAAATTATgatactgatttatttatgccTTTGTTCAAGGCTATTGAAAATGGAACTAAAGTAAGGCCATATTCTGGAAAAGTTGGTGAAGATGATACTGATGGAATAGACATGGCATACAGAGTGCTAGCTGATCATGCAAGAACATTAACCATAGCCCTGTCTGACGGAGGATATCCTGATAATACTGGTAGAGGTTATGTGTTACGGAGAATTTTGAGAAGAGCAGTACGTTATGCatctgaaaaattaaatgctaAACCGGGTTTCTTTGCAACTTTGGTCAAAACCGTTGTAGAAATTTTAGGAGATGTGTTTcctgaaattaaaaagaatcCAGAGGCTGTAATGCAGATTATAAATGAAGaagaattacaatttttaaaaactctaaCTCGTGGAAGAAATTTACTAAATAGAACAATTGAGAAACTCAATAATTCTAAAGTGGTACCTGGTGATGTAGCTTGGCGAATGTATGATACATATGGCTTTCCCATTGATTTAACTTGTTTAATGTGTGAAGAAAAAGGGTTAACAATTGATATGGATGCTTATGAAAAAGCTAAAAAAGAGTCCCAATTAACTTCTCAAGGTAAAGCAGCTGGTCAGGATGATTTATTAGCTCTGGATATACATGccataagttatcttaaagaTACTGGTATATCACCTACAAATGACTCACTAAAGTATAATTATGTACCTACTACAACTGAAGCAGAAGCTATATATGAATTTAAGCCTTGTTCTGGCAATGTTGTGGCTTTGCGaaagaataaagaatttgTGAATGAAGTTATGTCTGGTGATGAATGTGGCATTTTGCTAGATCAGACTAACTTTTATGCAGAACAAGGGGGTCAAATTTATGATGAAGGTTATATGGTTAAAGTAGGTGATGATAGTGTTGAATTTTctgttaaaaatgttcaagTGAAAGGTGGTTATGTTTTACACATAGGTAAAGTAGAAGGCATATTAAGAGTAGGTGACACTTTATCACTTCACATTGACACAGAAAGACGAAGACTTATCATGAATAATCATACAGGAACTCATGTATTGAACAATGTTCTTAGAAAGGTTCTTGGCAATGATGCTGATCAACGTGGATCTCTAGTAATGCCTGATCGTCTCCGATTTGATTTCACTAACAAGGGCCCTATGAccacaaaacaaataaaagaagCAGAGGACCAAGTTAAatccataataaataataacaaaaaggtCTATGCTAAATACACTAAACTCAGTGATGCTAAGAAAATCAATGGTTTGAGGGCTATGTTTGATGAACAATATCCAGATCCTGTAAGAGTAGTTTCAGTAGGGATTCCTGTTGAAGATTTGGAAGACAATCCTGAGGGACCTAATGGTTTTGAAACCTCAATTGAATTTTGTGGAGGATCTCATTTACACCAAACTGggcatattggtgactatgttATAGTTAGTGAAGAAGGGATTGCTAAAGGTATTCGTAGAATAGTGGCTCTAACAGGGCCAGAAGCATTGAAagccataaataaaatgagtaTTTTGGAAAATGAAGTTAATGATATTACAAATCAAATTCAAGAACAGGGGTCAGTGCTTAATCAAAAAGAAgctgttaagaaaattgtagaGCTTACAAATGAAATTTCTCAAGCACAGATATCTTACTGGAAAAAGGAGGAAATGAGAGCAAtgttaaagaatttaaaaaaacaacttgATGATAAAGAAAGAGCTAGTAAAACCGCTACTATTAATCTTGTTGCAGAAAAAGCTAAAGAAATGTGCTTAAATGAAAAGTCCTCTGTGATTGTGGCAGAGTTGAAAGCTTATGGCAACACTAAGGCTCTGGATGGTGCACTTAAACAAGTGAAGCAAATTCTCCCAAATACTGCAGCAATgttcttttctgttgacgatgatactaataaaatatactgcTTAGCTGTTGTTCCTAAAAACTTGGTTGAACAGGGACTACTTGCATCAGAATGGGTGCAATCAGTTGTTGGAATTATGAATGGAAAAGGTGGCGGGAAAGCTGAATCTGCTCAAGCATCAGGATCAAATGTTTCTTGTCTTAACGACGCTATTAAAGCTGCTCGTGATTTCGCAACTACTAAAGTGTCAGGttcttag
- the LOC125056517 gene encoding transcription termination factor 3, mitochondrial, whose amino-acid sequence MKMQCFKFAKFRIISKCRSYCVVQNQVTQYLNDKSVFDRHDDDLSELASNHSQSFNLAAYVNTSDTLQKLMKLNVNLAKIEKKPYIVEKILKLDFEKNIKNHIFFLKDYVENESLGNFLTKNPMILCQDIADLEVRINYLQSKHFYSQDIIRIISKNPFWLMFNTEKIDRRLGYFQNTFALTGNEVRFLATKQPRIITYNLHHISTNTFVIKEEFGFNDGEIKDLLLEKPKIWMMNQRSLLERFNYIHNVMKITHEDIKENATILTYRNFIIKQRHLFLEKLGRAQYNKKKANYVPLAELCSGTDVEFCIKYAKCSVEDFNIFLKTM is encoded by the exons atgaaaatgcAGTGTTTTAAGTTTgctaaatttagaattatttcaaaatgtagAAGCTACTGTGTAGTTCAAAACCAAGTTACTCAATATTTAAACGACAAAAGTGTATTTGACCGTCATGACGATGATTTATCTGAGTTGGCTTCAAATCACTCACAATCTTTTAATTTAGCTGCATATGTTAACACTTCAGACACATTGCAAAAACTTATGAAGTTAAATGTCAACCTTGCTAAAATTGAAAAGAAACCATATATTGttgaaaaaatactaaaactgGATTTcgaaaagaatattaaaaatcatatattttttttgaaagatTATGTTGAAAATGAAAGCCTTGgaaattttttaactaaaaaccCAATGATTCTGTGCCAAGATATTGCCGATTTAGAAGTGAGAATAAATTACTTGCAgtctaaacatttttattcacaagatataataagaattatatcTAAAAATCCTTTTTGGTTAATGTTTAA CACTGAAAAAATTGATCGAAGATTAGGTTACTTTCAAAATACATTCGCTTTAACTGGTAATGAGGTAAGATTTCTTGCTACAAAACAACCTCGCataattacatacaatttGCATCATATTTCTACCAATACATTTGTTATTAAAGAAGAATTTGGTTTTAATGATGGAGAAATTAAGGACCTTCTTTTGGAAAAACCAAAGATTTGGATGAtga aTCAGAGGTCTCTATTGGAACGATTTAACTACATTCACAATGTCATGAAAATTACACACGaagatattaaagaaaatgctactattttaacttatagaaattttattattaaacaaagacATTTGTTTTTAGAAAAACTAGGAAGAGctcaatacaataaaaaaaaagctaaTTATGTTCCATTAGCTGAACTTTGTAGTGGCACTGATGTGgagttttgtataaaatatgcaAAATGTAGTGTTGAAGATTTTAACATCTTTCTAAAAACAATgtaa
- the LOC125056516 gene encoding endoplasmic reticulum-Golgi intermediate compartment protein 3: MASHILNRFKQFDAYAKTLEDFRVKTASGAFITILGGTVMILLIISELHTYMSPNISEELFVDTSRGHKIRINFDIIVPRISCNYLVLDAMDSSGEQHLQIDHNIFKRRLDLDGNPIEEAKKEEIMTSTAVPNNSTDIGKITCGSCYGAAFNDSQCCNTCEDVREAYKMRRWALPDLSTVEQCKNDESLEKVNLAFKEGCQLFGNMDVNRVGGSFHIAPGKSFTINHIHVHDVQPFSSSVFNTTHIIRHLSFGSDIKNANTAPLDGVTGLAKEGAVMFQYYIKIVPTMYVSLDSKVLHTNQFSVTRHQKSVSNVNTESGMPGAFFSYELSPLMVKYTEKERSLGHFATNICAIVGGVFTLAAIFDSLLYHSLNAVQNKVMLGKTG, encoded by the exons ATGGCatcacatattttaaatagatttaaacAGTTTGATGCATATGCTAAAACTTTAGAAGATTTCAGAGTAAAAACAGCAAGTGGTGCTTTTA TTACTATACTTGGTGGAACAGTTAtgattcttttaataatatctgagttacatacatacatgtcGCCTAACATATCTGAAGAATTGTTCGTAGACACATCCAGAGGTCATAAGATaagaataaattttgatattattgTTCCTAGAATATCATGTAAtt ACTTAGTACTTGATGCAATGGATTCATCTGGAGAGCAACACTTACAAATAgaccataatatatttaaaagacgCTTAGACTTAGATGGAAACCCAATAGAAGAAgcaaaaaaagaagaaataatGACTTCAACTGCA GTTCCAAATAATTCTACTGATATTGGAAAGATAACATGTGGAAGTTGCTATGGTGCAGCATTTAATGACTCTCA gtgCTGTAATACATGCGAGGATGTCCGTGAAGCATATAAAATGAGAAGGTGGGCACTGCCTGATTTATCTACTGTTGAACAGTGCAAAAATGATGAGTCTTTAGAGAAAGTCAATCTTGCTTTCAAAGAAGGATGCCAATTATTTGGGAACATGGATGTTAATAGG gtTGGTGGAAGTTTTCATATAGCTCCGGGAAAAAGTTTTACTATTAATCACATCCATGTCCATGATGTCCAACCATTTTCATCATCAGTATTCAATACAACCCATATAATAAGACACTTGAGTTTTGGTTCAGATATCAAAAATGCAAACACAGCTCCTTTAGATGGAGTTACTGGATTGGCAAAAGAAG gTGCTGTTATGTTtcagtattatattaaaattgttccAACAATGTATGTTTCTTTAGACAGCAAAGTATTACATACAAATCAATTCTCTGTAACTCGTCACCAGAAATCAGTGTCAAATGTCAATACAGAATCTGGTATGCCTGGAGCATTTTTCAGTTATGAATTATCACCTTTGATGGTGAAATATACAGAGAAGgaaag ATCACTTGGTCATTTTGCAACAAACATATGTGCAATTGTAGGTGGAGTTTTTACATTAGCAGCAATTTTTGACTCACTTTTATACCACTCACTGAATGCTGTTCAAAACAAAGTAATGTTAGGCAAAACTGgataa
- the LOC125056522 gene encoding reactive oxygen species modulator 1, whose product MPVPGGVYQSQGPTCFDKMKMGFMIGFCVGMASGGLFGGFTALRYGARGRELVHSVGKVMLQGGGTFGTFMAIGTGIRC is encoded by the exons atgccaGTACCGGGTGGAGTATATCAAAGTCAAGGACCAACATGTTTTgataaaatgaaaatgggtTTTATGATAGGATTCTGTGTTGGAATGGCTAGCGGTGGTTTATTTGGAGGATTTACGGCATTGAG ATATGGAGCAAGAGGGCGAGAACTGGTTCATTCTGTTGGTAAAGTAATGCTGCAAGGAGGTGGTACATTTGGTACATTTATGGCTATTGGAACAGGAATACGTTGTTGA